From the Salarias fasciatus chromosome 5, fSalaFa1.1, whole genome shotgun sequence genome, the window TCACCGCATCTCGCGCTTACAAAACGTACCGATAATCGACGCACTGAAcgaaaataaaaccaaaaaaaaacccccccacTGGTTCAGGAGAGGAGTCCGCCAGTCGTCTTGCCCCTCAGCCCAGTCCCGTTAGCCGGATGAAAACACGCCCACTGgagcaaaaaaagagaaatcatcCTCCAGTCTCTCCCCGCTGCGTCAAACATCTCATTAGTGGAAGTAGTTTTAACGTTACACAATTttactgagattttttttttctttccctggcGCGGCGCTCACAGGGAGTGTTTTTTGGCCCCAGTGGAACCCTGAGCTCTGCTacaatggaggaaaacactgcgtcctgctgcagtttgttttagAAGAGCAGACTGGACATTTTTCCTCCATCCCTGAATCCGGCAGAGACTCCCGGTGGATCAGCTCCACTGTTTGCACAGCTACACGGATATAAGGCTGCAGAAGAAACACAGATTATGTTTAAGTTTGCACAGTGTGACTCCTCCCAAATAGCCCAAGCAAAATGTGTTCTGGAGGAGTGTTGTTTAAGGTGTGTTATACATTATGTCAGTATGGTCTCATTGGCTCCAATTTATTCTGCAACTCAGGAAAATAATCCCAAATCTGAAGTTACAGAGAGGAGCATGTGCTGATGGTGACAGTGTGAGCCCCACACAGCCTTGAGATTGAAACATAATCCAGTGGGTGGGTTTATATTAAGATTCACACTTCTCCAAGATGTTTGAAAACTGCGCAGTCAACAACATACTGATCTCTCTGCTGCTAATTCACTCTACAATGTGTGttcagtgataaaaaaaaaaaaaacatgttcaatattATTTGTGCACATTTAGCTGCATTAATGAGCAAAAAAGTACAGAGACAGGCTTgataaagtgattttttttctttgaaggtgCAAAGTACCAAAGGTAATTTACACTGAAGCAACAACTAAACCACAAACTGATTTCCAATGTCTTCATTTTCCCACATCGTGAACAGAACAACAGTCTCAGAAATTGTTTGAACACCgacattgaaaaaacaaacaaacacacaaataaacagaattCTTCTTGGATTTACAGACTGTTCATAAACTGGGCAATCTGTAGAAAAAAACTTACTGTGACAGCACAAACCAGAAGTGCAAGGAGAAGCCACTACTGAGGCTGCCCTCTGGTGGAAACAGTCTGTAGCTCAGTGCTGTCATTGGTGTGGTGACCGACTCACACGCAGCACAAcgtctgtttaaaaaaacccacatgAGGGATTCAAGAGTCACACATGAGACTGACCGACAGTCTGAACTCATTCAGTGTGGCAAAGTGGTGATCCTCATGCTCTGACTGGCGATGGGGTAGGACACCATGGGCGTGGTGGCGTGGCTCATGGTGATGCCCGGCAGAGGCTGCGTCATGGACACCGCCACCGGGGCCACGGACACGGCCACGGGCGCCATGGACACCGGGGGGGCCATCCCCTGGGCGATGGTCTGGGCCAGGGCCGCCGACAGAGGAGTGATCTCGGGGTTGAGGTGCGGTGGGGGGGCTGTGGGCGGGGCCGCGTTAGTGGGAGGGGCCGCGGGGGCCCCGGTGGGAGCCACCAGGTCCTGCTGGGTGACGGGTCGGGGCTGGAGTCCCGCGCTGCTCAGGGTGGTGTGGGTCTGGGCAATGCTGTGGTTGTAGGAGCTCACTGAGCCCACAGGGGGCGCCAGAGTCTGCTCGGTGGGCgcaggagtggaggagagcGTCATCACCTTCGCCTGGCTCCGAAACTGAGCGTTCTGCTCCAGCAGGACTTCGTTCGTCGCAATGAGATTGGAAACCTGAGAAAGAAACGACATCGCGAATGATTACCACAACACAACAAGCAAGTTTTTGCAGCAATCAATAGTGACAAACATTTTATAAATTCTATGTTTTTCTTAAAACATTGGTTAGTCACTTTATTTTCCACAGATCTATCAGACCCCTGCATGATAGTACTGTTCCAGTCAAAGCAAATTCATCattcatatttggacattttcatAAATTCACAACTCAGGCAGCCAATTCCAGCTACAGATGGGGATTCTGTTTTCTTCATGAAAAGTTTTTATTCATCAGTGAAAGTAAGAAGCTGTAAATCTGTAGTTTTGATcctcagaaagcagcagcagtgtggggGTGTTTGGTAAACTCCTGAACAGATGTGGGTTTGCTTCAGGGATTCTTTCAGGACGTTAAGTTATTCTTCTTTACTGATATGATGTTCCTGCATAGGGCTGTATGATGAAGGGAAAACTGTTTCCATGAAAATATGGAATATTTTGACTTTGAGTTCCAAGGGACACTGTGTGAAGGACACACTGCCTTGGAGTTGAAAAGATTCCAACATTCGTCTTAATAACAGATGTTATTCTGGTGGTTATCGCCTCTATAAACTGGGCTGACCGGAGCCATGGGAGAGAAGGTTGGAGTTCTGTGCGATTGGAATTTGTCAAAAATAAGCAGATTGATAAATTAATTAGTCACCAGTTCTGGTCTGGACAACTTTACATTTGACTGAGGCCCCTTTAAATTGTTTCGAACAttagacatttctttttgttttcctcaaaaatctacattttttaGAGTCACAAAAATAGGTGCTGTAGATTACTGAAAAGGTGCATTTatgcaaaacatttattttgaaatgttagcATGAATTTGAGCACCATTGTAGGGCGGACTGGATCTGAATGCATCAGATTGTTCCCCGTCACTGAATTGTAATTTTTGCTGAAtttcaaaacaactgaaaaagcaaacatgatGAGGTGATTGAACAGTTTGTGAAGATATTCCATAGTTATAGAGCAGATGAAGTTTCAATTAAAGATTGATTCACTAACTTATTAAAGTCTGCTTTATATGGAGGGGGAAAAGGTAGAGGTTAAACAACACCAGTGGACAAATAGCTTCAATTacacacaatttaaaaacaatacCTGCAATAAATACTCCATTTAAAACAGAGAGCCTCTGATAttcaaaatgttacatttcTGGGGTGAAATATCTATTTAATAGGAATAATTTCAGGGCAATCTTTGATCAGATCAAAGAAAAAATTCCCCAAAGATGTACATTATATTTATATGTATCAAAATTAATGCTAAAAAAATCACAGACAAATTGAATGTACACTCTTTTTAAGATTAAATtttaagaaagaaagacaatTTGTTTGTAATTACGCATTTGTGAGCAACCACCCCACTATATGTAGTGAGATAAATGTGTATACAGTAGGTGGTTAGCCAGTTCAGCTGTGGAATCGTTTTAGTCCTAACCTGCTTCTTCAACTCTTCCACTCTCTTCCTCAACAGGGAATTTTCTTCCTCGAGGAATCTGTACTCCAGAGGACGATTGGCCAAGGCGGCTTGAACTCCCAGCTCATAGTGTCCGCTTGAGGTTCCGTCAGTCAGACGAAGCCCCTCCAACCGCCGCCGCTTCATCTGCAGAGCTGTGTGGTCCATGGACGCCTCCAGGGAGCCGGGATCGAACAGCCCGCTCTCCAGAAGTGGGTCGTACACCGAGCACGTGCTCCTGTCGTAACGTCGCTGCCCTGAAGAACTTATGGACAGACAACCGCCAATACCCCCTCCGCCTACTCCCCCGACTCCTGACATACCTGGATCCCTGCACCCACCCAAGCTGGGGCAGCCTGTCCCCATGACGGCGCTtccgcctccacctcccacGAGTCCCTGCATTCCTCCACAAGTAcctgatcctcctccaccaATCCCCCCGGCAGCATTCACTAACCCGCTGGCACCAGGCCCCATGCCAACACCTATTCCAACCCTAGAAGGGTCATATTCATAGTCCTTTTTCACATGGCGGAATTTGCATTTGTTGCCCCTCTGACACTCTCCTTTGAGGAAGTCTCGGCAGATAGGAACCTCCCCACGGCTGTGGGGGAGATCCGTGGGGGACAGGCCCAGTCTTGCTGCTACGTTCCCTCTCAGCCTAAGAGGTAACTGTCCAGTTTTCTTGTAATGGTCCTCATCCTCCTTAGAGCCGTGGACAAAGCGGCAATTGGAGCGCATGCACTCCTTATTTTGATGGTCGTGACAGAAGATGAACTCGTTCTTTTGCACCCCCAAGTCCGGCACCTCGTTGACATCTGGGTGCCTGAAGCGGCAGCGCTTCCCCCTCTTGCAGACGTTACGTATGAAGTCCCTGCAGACACCGTCCAACGGGGGTCCTGCACCttgtccccctcctccaccattCCCACAGCCGTTGCCGTTCCCAAgcgcccctcctccacccatgGCCCCCGAGACAGAGATGCTTCCTCCGACACTTCCTCCAGAGCCTCCCCTGCCCTCTGCAGAGCCCCCTGTCAAACCAGACCCAGGTCCTCCTTCCTCGCCCAGACCACCACCGCTCCCACCACCACCGGACAGGTAGGAACTGTCCCGGTCAGGCATGGCGCTCGGCCCAGCTCAAGGAGAAAATTGCACTCATGTGTATGAGAGGAGGGTCGACGTGATCCGGCAAACATTCACATACAGGGGTCAGGAAAGCATGGATTGTTTTTGTCCTTGGAGAAATTCAACCTGCTGCCCAACCacctgcaaaacacaaacagacgcaCCATGAGACAGGTAGGCGCAGAATATCTACATATCATTAACAAAGTAATCTAAGATAAGGGAGAGGAGAAATGCTGATTTGAGCAGAGCTCGAGATGTAAACACGTGAGTGAGTATCGTAAATGAAAGGCATCGCGGATCTTGTTGATGTTATGAGTTAAAAAGTACCAGCAGATGTAAATATAATGAGAAGAAACACATGATCGCACCTCGGATAAATACAAAGGTTGTCTGCGAGAGGACACATTAAACCGAACAGAAAAATGCCGCTGTGGTGGAAGAATAGCTAACAGGACAGCTAGCACGGGCTACATGCTAAAGTTCTCTTACCAAAATACACCAGAGCAAGAGGCAAACCAGTGACCGACCGAGCAAAAACGATTTTCTACGACTTGCGGGTACGTCTGCGGCCACGGCAGCCGGGCTTGTTTTGTGTTGGGATCGATCACCTTGTTTTTGTTGACTCCTTTGATGAAGCTCCGCTGTTTACTACATTTCTTCACATCAAGCTTAAACCAACGAAGAAGAATACTGACgtcattcttcttctctggatcAATTAATGCTTCACATGTAACGATTCAGCGCATTACTGCCACCGACTGGTCAAAATTattatgttttgtatttttttttgtttaactcctcagtcaggaaccTTCTAAATAaagtcatcatctaatttgcatagcaactcatttgcatatttacacCAAATTAAGTGATGACGTCACTTAAacctgatacattgttgcaagtCCTCAATCGAAACGCTCTAAATGACGTCAAGTGTCCATTCATTttattaatcatatattcagttttatgataaataattgaacatgcatcttaaagttccataaAGAagggatccaaattctttgatatatttaaacacatttttttaaagtaatgcaatagttactttgctTCGTAATTAGTTTTAGAATACTATACTCAGTTATTAACTCGGTTagttttttgaagaagtaactcaTTACTATAACTAATTGCTTCTTTAAAAGCAACTTGCCCAACATTGATCTCAGCAAACTTAAAGGAATgagcagggtacaccctggacaggtgacTGGAACTGAATTAATCCCAATGCCAACATGTGTACACATGTCAgttaaaaaaacatacacaaaactgtcaatatttcaaatttgaaagctgtgaaatgtctgctgttgctgtgataaaaaaagacatggtTTGCTCTTTTAACAATCTTATATTTGATCTGctccttttcacattttttgtgCATAGTCCCATTGACGTAGGTGTGGTTAGGAGGACAAACAGGCAAACCTGTGTCTGTAATTCAGCTGACGTGGGAACCAGTTATATTTGTTAGAAGACGAGCTGTCAGACTACAGGGTGACTGAACTTCCAGAAAAACTGCCTGTTTGCCGGAGTCCCTGAGGAGTGAGGTGATGGGGGTCCGCAGTGCGTCCCACCTGCTGAGAGGCTGtgtgctcctgctgctctgcctggCCCACAGCCCGCCAGCGGCCTCGGAGGCCACCAGAGATTACTATGAAACTCTGCATGTCGAGTCAACGGCGACAGACCAGCAGATAAAAAAGGCTTTCCGAAAACTGGCCGTGAAGTACCACCCAGATAAGAACAAGGGCACAGATGCAGAGAGGACGTTCAGAGAGATTGCAGAAGGTAAAAACTGGCAAACTTCTTTTATAGTCTAGTCCAGAGGGCCTAAAACTTTTTCCTCTGAGTCCTTCCTGATAAACACGTTGAACTCTCTAATAACAAGAAATTCTTTATTGATCATTTTCACCAACCTCAACCCACACCGTGGTTCGGTACTTAGAGATGGCTGAGCCTGGCATGATGCCATTACACTAATCTTTTTATCTCTGTCAAATGCTGCACGTGAAAATAGTTACCCACATAGCCACCAGAAAAATATGTCTCTCAACAAGGTTACAGATAATCCAAATTTTTCCTATACAAAGTGTTTTTACCAACATAGATTTTAGTTTTATGCTATTTCAATACTACAGGATGTTTTCAAAGAATTTCATTTTCAAGAAATATTCATTCATGTAATACAAGATAGGTCCTGGAACCACAGGTTGAGGGTCTTTTTCTCTGGATCCTGATGTCACCCATCAGCCTTTGATGCATGTGTtttgggctgtgtgtgtgtgtgcatcttgGAAAGCTGTACACTATGATTTTTAGAATAACGTCTTCTCaataattaaaatgacaaaagaagTCATGTTTGTTAGAGACATGAGCAGTGAAACGTGTCCAGACGTCTAATCATCTCATTAACGTCTTTCTCTTTGCTCCTCCCAGCCTACAAAGTGCTCTCGAACAGTGACAAACGGAGGCAGTACGACCTCATGGGCCATGAAGCCTTCCTGAACAACCAGGCTTCTGTTGACCCAGAAGATGACCATGAACACTTCTACTTCTTCTCTGACGTCTTCGACGTTTATGACGGGGAGGAAACACACTTCCACTGGAGCTTCCATCAGGATGAGGACGATCAACACACGCACTTCCGTTTTGACGACGTTGACTTCAGGTTTCACTTTGATGACAATGACGAAATATACTTTTATTGACTAtgggggagtttttttttccccccttccttcAACTGTTATGATTTCATATATGCTGATGGTAATAAAGTCTCTGGGTTAATCAAAAACTCTGACAAAGTGTTTTTGCCTTGTTTTGTTTGAGATAACTGGCTGTGAAAGAGGTTGAGAGGCCTGCGACCAGATAACTGAAAAAAACGTCTTGTTTTCCTGTGTGGGTGTGCCACAGATCCCCAGTTACTGACTAACAGACCATTTACTCGTGTATTTCTCTGCGCCAGCACTTTAGATTTGGCTCAGTTTTACTCCATTCCTCTCAGGACCATTGTTGCACTTTGACCCAGAGGATATCCTG encodes:
- the LOC115389079 gene encoding dnaJ homolog subfamily B member 9-like isoform X1, producing MGVRSASHLLRGCVLLLLCLAHSPPAASEATRDYYETLHVESTATDQQIKKAFRKLAVKYHPDKNKGTDAERTFREIAEAYKVLSNSDKRRQYDLMGHEAFLNNQASVDPEDDHEHFYFFSDVFDVYDGEETHFHWSFHQDEDDQHTHFRFDDVDFRFHFDDNDEIYFY
- the LOC115389077 gene encoding zinc finger CCCH domain-containing protein 10-like encodes the protein MPDRDSSYLSGGGGSGGGLGEEGGPGSGLTGGSAEGRGGSGGSVGGSISVSGAMGGGGALGNGNGCGNGGGGGQGAGPPLDGVCRDFIRNVCKRGKRCRFRHPDVNEVPDLGVQKNEFIFCHDHQNKECMRSNCRFVHGSKEDEDHYKKTGQLPLRLRGNVAARLGLSPTDLPHSRGEVPICRDFLKGECQRGNKCKFRHVKKDYEYDPSRVGIGVGMGPGASGLVNAAGGIGGGGSGTCGGMQGLVGGGGGSAVMGTGCPSLGGCRDPGMSGVGGVGGGGIGGCLSISSSGQRRYDRSTCSVYDPLLESGLFDPGSLEASMDHTALQMKRRRLEGLRLTDGTSSGHYELGVQAALANRPLEYRFLEEENSLLRKRVEELKKQVSNLIATNEVLLEQNAQFRSQAKVMTLSSTPAPTEQTLAPPVGSVSSYNHSIAQTHTTLSSAGLQPRPVTQQDLVAPTGAPAAPPTNAAPPTAPPPHLNPEITPLSAALAQTIAQGMAPPVSMAPVAVSVAPVAVSMTQPLPGITMSHATTPMVSYPIASQSMRITTLPH
- the LOC115389079 gene encoding dnaJ homolog subfamily B member 9-like isoform X2 codes for the protein MGVRSASHLLRGCVLLLLCLAHSPPAASEATRDYYETLHVESTATDQQIKKAFRKLAVKYHPDKNKGTDAERTFREIAEAYKVLSNSDKRRQYDLMGHEAFLNNQASVDPEDDHEHFYFFSDVFDVYDGEETHFHWSFHQDEDDQHTHFRFDDVDFRTIVAL